GCAGTAAAAGTTAATGATGTTCAAATTAAATCTATAAATGAAGTAATAAATTTAGAAAATGGAACAATAGTTCGTTGTGGTAAGAAGAAAATAGTTAAGATAGTTAAATAACGGAGGAATAATGAGTAAAATATTAAAATTTGATGAAACTATAATTTATGATACTATAGTTATAGGTGCAGGACCTGCTGCTGTATCTGCCAGTATATATGCTGCTAGAAAAGGTTTAAAAACAGCTATGATAGGTGAAGATATTGGAGGACAAATATTAGATACTAATGAAATAGAAAATATTATTGGTATACCTCTAACAAATGGTTTTGATTATGCCATGGAATTAGAAAAACATATGTCAGAATATGAGATATATTTCTATAAAGGTCATAGAGCAAAAGAAATTATAGATGAAGGTAGTTTAAAGAAAATTATTACTGATGACAGCAAAATTGTATCAACTAAAACAATAATTATAGCTACAGGAGCTAAATGGAGACAACTTGGAATACCTGGTGAAAAAGAATATACAGGAAAAGGTGTACACTATTGTTCAACTTGTGATGGACCTTTTTATAGAAATAAAGATGTTGTAATAGTAGGTGGAGGAAATTCAGGAGTAGAAGCAGCTATAGAAATATCTAATATCGCAAAAAATGTTGTTTTAGTAGAATATATGGATGAATTGAAAGCTGATAAAGTTTTACAAGATAGATTATCAACTTTAGATAATGTTAGGGTTTATCTATCATCTGCTGTAACAGAAATATTAGGAAATGAATATGCAGAAATAGCAAAATTAAGAAATAGAAATAATTCAGATGAGTTTGAATTAAAAATGGATGGTTTATTTGTAGAAATAGGTTTAACTGCTAATACAGATATAGCTAAAGATTTAGTGAATTTAAATAATTTTGGAGAAATAATTGTTGATGAAATGAATATGACATCAATAAATGGTATTTTTGCTGCAGGGGATTGCACGAATACAAAACATAAACAAATAATTATAGCTATGGGTGAAGGGGCTAAGGCTGCACTTAGTGCATTCGAATATATAATTAAAAATTAATAAAAAGGAATTTTCTTATATTAGACTAGATCTAATGGAAAATTCCTTTTTTATTCTATAGGAAATTAGAACTCTAATAAAGTGTGTATATTTTTATTAATTCAAATAATTGAATAATTATAATGATATAAAAAGAATGCACTTTATATATTCAAGTAGCACAAAATTACCTATTTGAA
The Streptobacillus felis DNA segment above includes these coding regions:
- a CDS encoding FAD-dependent oxidoreductase, with protein sequence MSKILKFDETIIYDTIVIGAGPAAVSASIYAARKGLKTAMIGEDIGGQILDTNEIENIIGIPLTNGFDYAMELEKHMSEYEIYFYKGHRAKEIIDEGSLKKIITDDSKIVSTKTIIIATGAKWRQLGIPGEKEYTGKGVHYCSTCDGPFYRNKDVVIVGGGNSGVEAAIEISNIAKNVVLVEYMDELKADKVLQDRLSTLDNVRVYLSSAVTEILGNEYAEIAKLRNRNNSDEFELKMDGLFVEIGLTANTDIAKDLVNLNNFGEIIVDEMNMTSINGIFAAGDCTNTKHKQIIIAMGEGAKAALSAFEYIIKN